In Tenebrio molitor chromosome 8, icTenMoli1.1, whole genome shotgun sequence, a genomic segment contains:
- the LOC138136812 gene encoding tRNA (34-2'-O)-methyltransferase regulator WDR6 — protein MFFESKLIKTDVTSVRLINGYVLAGIGNFLNVFDKNGNFIEKIQIFDGHKIHGIEIDEPSASILLYGGCYMQTLTFDVGALLPISKLDHQQIKDWILTASWLKNKHIAVVVMLNKLIIYKDDLTRLKEVVCDEKCILYSAFICYDDPTEELVVLSGTVFGEILIWKVSHFENEENSPVLTKLEGHKGVIFSISYNKIAGYICSSSDDRSSILWSIENKCVHTELRRPVPKITLQRKIYGHQSRVFRCVVTDEFLVTAGEDSLLNVWNFEGELIRKIETHQGGPVWALHCKNDVIVSGGGDCGVLLLPLRPNDTTCTRYTPPENQIAKRIGILCGDSLVVVTEEGALYHLSDSGGWTKIGHHENLKSYNLLQISPCRKLVSLSGYHGEIYIYKATNDTLELLVAAKTDPESRIYSFHWLTCTTYLTCQHGGLLTLWCLYGNRVHPVTTFDLPQAKDLWSSAACQASNGRYIVGDRRGNIYVYTVTRRKPVQVFKRAHNHLGVTQLYNFNDQIVSLGRNGNMKTFSTGEKLVQMSNEKMPFVWLVALVDRVLLTFSGDSFVVWDVETRRTLFEHVCGGGHRSWDFQKKENTMKFVYVKDRALNVVTYDAKKLNPVNIVPGFHTKTINALQFVKLSKNRFVLVSGSEDTNLRICLTGKDYFSSIRTFKLHLSSIRSVRLHRLDKIGTFEDYLMFSGGGRGQIICWKLSLDPNNIGKSVCSEENSYYEKASGDELSESEIRIMDMETLECADGLLLFAASSDGNVKVFQVCRNTESANYRMSLLTNLFSRPKCVTRICTVRTLGLVVLIAMSTDGNLTFWEVSSLLQNKKPITLFKTLNRHQSGIAACCHKLIKDDLLVFLSGGDDASVVLTLFRIENNAEGVDFVTVATVRDSHSHCACVTGVFISGDYFLTTSVDQKLLVFKWRVDEDKLFVEAVDRYNSAVADVQGLGCDEEDDCFNVFLYGKGVEYVRCVKSIT, from the exons atgttttttgaatcaaaATTGATTAAAACGGATGTAACTTCCGTTAGACTAATTAACGGTTATGTCTTAGCAG GTAttggcaattttttaaatgtattcgACAAAAATGGAAACTTTAttgagaaaattcaaatttttgacggTCACAAGATACACGGAATCGAAATTGATGAACCTTCTGCGAGTATTTTATTGTATGGGGGTTGCTACATGCAAACATTAACCTTCGACGTTGGAGCACTTCTCCCAATAAGTAAACTAGACCACCAACAAATCAAAGACTGGATACTGACAGCCTCTTGGTTGAAAAACAAACACATCGCAGTGGTGGTCATGCTCAACAAGTTGATAATATACAAAGATGACCTCACCAGATTAAAGGAAGTTGTTTGTGATGAAAAGTGTATCTTGTACAGCGCCTTCATTTGTTATGATGACCCAACAGAAGAATTGGTTGTCTTGTCTGGAACAGTGTTTGGTGAGATACTGATCTGGAAGGTCTCACACtttgaaaatgaagaaaattctccagttttaacaaaattagagGGCCACAAG GGCGTAATATTTTCCATCAGTTACAATAAAATCGCCGGTTACATTTGCTCTTCTTCCGACGACCGCTCGTCCATCTTGTGGTCGATAGAAAATAAATGCGTTCACACCGAATTACGTCGACCAGTTCCTAAAATAACGTTGCAACGCAAGATTTACGGTCACCAGTCTAGAGTCTTTCGGTGTGTGGTTACTGACGAGTTTCTGGTAACCGCAGGTGAAGATTCCCTTTTAAACGTGTGGAATTTCGAGGGGGAACTGATACGGAAAATCGAAACGCATCAAGGGGGCCCAGTTTGGGCTTTGCATTGTAAAAATGACGTGATCGTCTCGGGAGGCGGAGACTGCGGAGTCTTATTGTTGCCTCTGCGCCCCAACGATACGACATGCACTCGGTACACACCACCGGAAAATCAAATCGCCAAGAGAATCGGAATTTTATGTGGTGACAGCTTGGTGGTGGTCACCGAAGAAGGGGCGTTGTACCATCTATCCGACTCTGGAGGATGGACGAAGATCGGTCACCATGAAAATCTGAAGAGTTACAATTTGCTTCAGATATCTCCCTGCAGGAAATTGGTCTCTCTTTCAG GCTATCACGGCGAAATCTACATCTACAAAGCAACAAACGACACACTTGAACTGTTGGTGGCCGCAAAAACGGACCCCGAGTCCCGAATCTACTCTTTCCATTGGCTAACTTGCACGACTTACTTGACCTGTCAACATGGCGGACTTTTGACCTTGTGGTGTTTGTACGGCAACCGCGTCCATCCCGTCACGACTTTCGACTTACCACAAGCCAAAGACTTGTGGAGTAGTGCGGCGTGCCAAGCCTCCAACGGGAGATACATCGTGGGGGACCGAAGGGGCAACATCTACGTCTACACCGTGACTCGACGCAAACCGGTCCAAGTTTTCAAAAGAGCGCACAACCACCTAGGAGTCACACAACTGTACAATTTCAACGACCAGATCGTGTCTTTGGGGCGAAACGGTAATATGAAGACGTTTTCAACCGGTGAAAAACTCGTACAAATGTCAAACGAGAAGATGCCGTTTGTGTGGTTGGTGGCACTGGTTGATCGCGTCCTGTTGACATTTTCGGGTGACAGTTTTGTGGTGTGGGACGTCGAGACCAGAAGGACGTTGTTTGAACATGTTTGCGGGGGCGGCCACCGCTCTTGGGATTTTCAAAAGAAGGAAAACACAATGAAGTTCGTTTACGTCAAGGATCGCGCGCTTAATGTTGTCACGTACGACGCGAAAAAACTCAATCCTGTGAATATAGTCCCAGGGTTTCACACCAAGACGATAAACGCGCTGCAGTTTGTTAAGTTGAGTAAAAATCGCTTCGTGTTGGTGTCAGGTAGCGAAGACACCAATCTGCGAATTTGCCTGACCGGTAAGGACTATTTTTCGTCGATCAGGACCTTCAAATTGCACCTGTCAAGTATCAGAAGTGTGCGATTGCATCGACTCGACAAAATCGGTACGTTCGAAGATTATTTGATGTTTTCAGGGGGCGGTCGCGGACAAATTATTTGTTGGAAGCTGTCACTTGACCCTAACAATATCGGTAAAAGTGTCTGTAGCGAAGAAAACTCGTATTACGAGAAAGCGAGCGGGGACGAACTGTCAGAATCGGAAATAAGAATAATGGACATGGAGACGTTAGAGTGCGCTGACGGTTTACTCTTATTCGCCGCCTCTTCAGACGGAAACGTGAAAGTGTTTCAAGTGTGTCGAAATACAGAAAGTGCCAATTACCGGATGAGCCTGTTGACGAATTTATTCTCGAGGCCCAAATGTGTGACAAGAATCTGTACGGTGCGAACTCTTGGACTCGTCGTGTTGATCGCGATGAGCACCGACGGCAACCTCACATTCTGGGAGGTGTCTTCGCtacttcaaaacaagaagccAATCACCCTGTTCAAAACGCTCAATCGCCACCAATCCGGAATCGCAGCGTGTTGCCACAAACTGATCAAAGACGATCTGTTGGTGTTCTTGTCGGGAGGAGACGACGCGTCCGTCGTGTTGACTCTCTTTCGCATCGAGAACAACGCAGAAGGTGTCGACTTTGTGACAGTCGCAACAGTTCGAGACAGCCACTCACACTGCGCCTGTGTGACGGGCGTCTTCATCAGTGGCGATTATTTTCTAACGACTTCCGTTGACCAGAAGCTGTTGGTGTTCAAGTGGCGCGTTGATGAAGACAAGTTGTTCGTCGAGGCCGTGGACAGATACAATTCGGCTGTCGCCGACGTTCAGGGGTTGGGGTGTGACGAAGAGGACGATTGTTTCAACGTTTTTCTTTACGGGAAAGGTGTAGAATATGTCAGATGTGTCAAATCTATTACgtga